From the Chitinophagaceae bacterium genome, one window contains:
- a CDS encoding carboxymuconolactone decarboxylase family protein has product MDTIKEFRDYREKMNNRILSSDNLVIKRIYNLDTNAYSKGALDIKTKEMLGLACSLVLRCDDCVKYHLDTCYKVGITDAEIEEVWGIATLIGGTIVIPHLRRAVEFWDLLKEKKNAEKGL; this is encoded by the coding sequence ATGGATACAATAAAAGAATTTCGCGATTATAGGGAAAAAATGAACAACCGAATACTTTCTTCGGATAATCTGGTTATAAAAAGAATTTATAATTTAGATACCAATGCTTACAGCAAAGGGGCATTAGATATAAAAACAAAAGAAATGCTGGGATTGGCATGCAGCTTGGTTTTACGATGTGATGATTGTGTAAAATACCATCTTGACACTTGTTATAAAGTGGGTATAACCGATGCTGAAATAGAAGAAGTATGGGGTATTGCTACACTTATTGGGGGAACAATAGTCATACCCCATCTGCGAAGGGCAGTAGAGTTTTGGGATTTATTAAAAGAAAAAAAAAATGCTGAAAAAGGACTTTGA